One segment of Marvinbryantia formatexigens DSM 14469 DNA contains the following:
- a CDS encoding AAA family ATPase codes for MGFYLNSKRPVDFYRKEIDSPYFVDKTMMLDELSDRIETNTNYISITRPRRFGKSVMANMIASYYSVNGEKSLFSGLKISKMDSFKKFCGKYDVIFISFNELPRRCSCYEQYIARIESRILQDIIKAYPEVEISEDDAVWDALTMVYDAYEAQRFIFVFDEWDFIFHRDFITDADKKAFISFLSNLLKDKVYVALAYMTGILPISKYSSGSELNMFAEYTAASEAMYSEYFGFTDSEVDELYRRYLENQPVPAVSREGIREWYDGYQTKSGIRVYNPRSVVLSLTNNNLGNYWTSSGPYDEIYYYVNHNVAAVRDDLARMVSGIPVAANVREYAASAMKLVTKDEIFSAMVVYGFLSCDNGYVSIPNKELMDKFCEMLLKEPSLGYMHQLAAESEKMMKATLAGNADEVAEIMKRAGYLALVLPIIERQKKIPVK; via the coding sequence ATGGGATTTTATTTAAACTCAAAAAGACCGGTTGATTTCTATAGAAAAGAAATTGACAGCCCTTATTTTGTAGATAAAACTATGATGCTCGACGAATTGTCGGATAGAATAGAAACAAATACAAACTATATCAGCATCACAAGACCGCGCAGATTCGGGAAATCTGTTATGGCGAATATGATTGCGTCTTACTATTCTGTAAATGGTGAAAAAAGTCTGTTTTCCGGTTTGAAAATTTCAAAGATGGATTCTTTTAAGAAGTTTTGCGGGAAATATGATGTGATTTTTATATCGTTTAATGAGCTGCCAAGAAGATGCAGCTGCTATGAACAGTATATTGCCCGTATAGAATCGCGTATTTTGCAGGATATTATAAAAGCCTACCCGGAAGTGGAAATCAGTGAGGACGACGCTGTGTGGGATGCTTTGACGATGGTGTATGACGCATATGAAGCCCAACGTTTTATTTTTGTTTTTGATGAATGGGACTTTATTTTTCACAGAGATTTTATAACGGATGCAGATAAGAAAGCGTTTATCAGTTTTCTCAGCAATCTCTTGAAGGATAAAGTCTATGTGGCTTTGGCATATATGACTGGAATTCTGCCGATTTCAAAATATTCAAGTGGTTCTGAGCTGAATATGTTTGCTGAGTATACGGCAGCTTCAGAAGCAATGTACAGCGAGTATTTTGGATTTACAGATTCAGAAGTAGATGAATTATACAGGCGGTATCTGGAAAACCAGCCGGTTCCGGCGGTAAGCCGGGAAGGAATACGGGAATGGTACGATGGATATCAGACAAAATCGGGAATAAGAGTGTATAATCCACGCTCGGTAGTATTATCGCTGACAAATAATAACCTTGGAAATTATTGGACAAGCTCCGGTCCATACGATGAGATATACTATTATGTCAACCATAACGTGGCTGCCGTGCGTGATGACCTGGCACGGATGGTGTCTGGAATTCCTGTGGCGGCAAATGTGCGGGAATATGCGGCATCTGCGATGAAACTGGTTACGAAAGATGAAATTTTTTCTGCAATGGTTGTATATGGTTTTCTGAGCTGCGACAATGGATATGTCAGCATTCCGAATAAGGAGCTGATGGATAAGTTTTGCGAGATGTTGCTGAAGGAGCCATCTCTTGGTTATATGCATCAACTGGCAGCCGAGTCGGAAAAAATGATGAAGGCTACATTAGCCGGTAATGCGGATGAGGTGGCAGAGATTATGAAACGGGCAGGATATTTGGCGTTGGTATTGCCTATAATCGAAAGACAAAAGAAAATACCTGTAAAATAG
- a CDS encoding sulfatase-like hydrolase/transferase — translation MGKKRPHIVIFNPDQMRTDALGHMGENPGAVTPFLDRFAAQDAVSYRYAFCQNPVCTPSRCSFFTGLYPHVHGHRTMRYMLHRHESSLLSELKNAGYYVWMNTRNDLLAGQDEELFAMHASEIFYGGDVLPAPGPVNPDLRGKPGSKYFYSHYKGELKTDERGLNYSPDDEAVDAAVARLKNPVNEKPMCIFLGLIFPHPPYRVEEPYYSLIDRRKVKPRIPEAVPEDGKPLFHRKIRENQQLQDFTEEDWRELRAVYYGMCAKVDAQFERLCRGLKEAGIYDDTAIFFLSDHGDYTGDYGIVEKAQNMMEDCLTRVPFLIKPPKDFRVDAGISDELVELVDFYATAMAMAGVKPDHTHFGKDLSENLRDRKMPVREFVCCEGGRNAEEIHCDEYHDDAKEPDIMGEYYPRQKLQTDPVAHGKATMIRTKEYKYVRRIYEEDEFYDLNAGCETTCTHEHTAERNANECFTKDAQERKNRIHEPEYQTEISVLKEKLLDWYQKTCDVVPFEKDDRHSAEMIRQAVKHICPPEHWAEVEDMIRNRQGNLFEIRRYCEGLAAGMAQKE, via the coding sequence ATGGGAAAGAAAAGACCTCATATTGTAATTTTTAATCCGGACCAGATGCGCACGGACGCCCTTGGACATATGGGTGAAAATCCGGGTGCGGTTACACCGTTTCTGGACAGGTTTGCTGCACAGGATGCGGTGAGCTACCGCTACGCTTTCTGTCAGAATCCGGTGTGTACGCCCAGCCGCTGCAGTTTCTTTACCGGCTTATATCCGCATGTTCATGGACACCGGACAATGCGTTACATGCTGCACCGTCATGAAAGCTCGCTGCTGAGTGAACTGAAAAATGCCGGGTATTATGTATGGATGAATACCAGAAATGATTTACTGGCAGGGCAGGATGAGGAGCTGTTTGCCATGCATGCATCAGAAATTTTTTACGGCGGGGATGTACTGCCCGCGCCGGGACCGGTAAATCCGGACCTTCGCGGAAAGCCGGGGAGCAAGTATTTTTATTCGCATTATAAGGGAGAACTGAAAACGGATGAACGGGGATTAAATTATTCACCGGATGATGAGGCGGTGGATGCGGCGGTTGCCAGACTGAAAAATCCAGTGAATGAAAAACCAATGTGTATTTTTCTGGGACTGATTTTTCCGCATCCTCCGTACCGCGTAGAGGAGCCGTATTATTCTTTAATCGACCGGAGAAAGGTGAAACCGCGGATTCCGGAGGCGGTACCGGAAGATGGAAAGCCGCTTTTTCATAGAAAAATCCGGGAAAACCAGCAGCTGCAGGATTTTACGGAAGAAGACTGGCGGGAGCTGCGCGCCGTGTATTACGGCATGTGCGCAAAGGTGGATGCGCAGTTTGAGCGGCTGTGCCGCGGATTGAAGGAGGCGGGAATTTATGATGATACGGCAATCTTCTTCCTGAGCGACCACGGCGATTACACGGGCGATTATGGAATCGTGGAAAAAGCACAGAACATGATGGAGGACTGCCTGACACGGGTGCCGTTTCTGATAAAGCCGCCGAAGGATTTTAGGGTGGATGCAGGTATCAGTGATGAACTGGTGGAGCTGGTAGATTTTTACGCAACGGCAATGGCGATGGCAGGCGTAAAGCCGGACCACACGCATTTTGGAAAAGATTTGTCGGAAAATCTGCGTGACCGCAAAATGCCGGTGCGGGAATTCGTCTGCTGCGAGGGCGGCAGAAATGCGGAGGAGATTCACTGTGATGAGTACCATGATGATGCAAAGGAACCTGATATCATGGGAGAATATTATCCGCGCCAGAAGCTTCAGACCGATCCGGTTGCGCATGGAAAGGCGACGATGATTCGCACAAAGGAATATAAATATGTCCGCAGGATATATGAGGAAGATGAATTTTATGATTTGAATGCCGGCTGCGAAACAACCTGTACTCATGAGCATACAGCAGAGCGGAATGCGAATGAATGTTTTACAAAGGATGCGCAGGAGCGAAAAAACAGGATTCACGAACCGGAGTATCAGACAGAGATTTCTGTTTTGAAAGAAAAGCTGCTGGACTGGTATCAGAAAACCTGCGATGTAGTGCCCTTTGAAAAGGACGATCGTCATTCCGCGGAAATGATACGGCAGGCAGTGAAGCATATCTGCCCGCCGGAGCACTGGGCGGAAGTGGAGGATATGATACGGAACCGCCAGGGAAACCTCTTTGAAATCCGCAGGTACTGTGAAGGGTTGGCTGCCGGCATGGCGCAGAAAGAATAG
- a CDS encoding sulfatase, which translates to MRAIMVMYDSLRRDLFSCFGGEGIPMPNFERLSKHSVMFDNSYVCSLPCMPARRELHTGRANFLHRSWGPLEPFDDSMPEILKKAGIYTHLTTDHYHYAEDGGATYHPRYSSWEIYRGQESDAWVGDAHKKPDYFAPTMLSPQSQPEHLQNIRRKNGWQNLSSRSRMQTEKEFSQTRTFDNGIRFIEENVDCDNWYLQIEAFDPHEPFYAPENYLAAWFDPDCTYEPDWPPYAEAHETEEVIRNMRKKYYALAQFCDRSLGRVLDAMDKYDMWKDTMLIVNTDHGFLLGEHGWWAKNNTLEYNEVAHTPLFIWDPRCGVAGEHREALVQTTDLAPTILDFFGIPVPEDMTGKPLELVIRRDEAVREYGIYGVHGGPVSITDGRYVYMRAVRNPEEKVYEYTLMPTHMVGMFSIEELQEMRRHEGFSFTEGCPVMEIPVMPARNPGKLTEDILFDLSKDLKQLHPIRDAAVEARFVQALVNLMKENEAPEYLYRRFGLEG; encoded by the coding sequence ATGCGTGCAATTATGGTAATGTATGATTCGCTTCGGCGGGATTTATTTTCCTGTTTTGGCGGGGAGGGTATCCCGATGCCGAATTTTGAACGTCTGTCGAAGCATAGCGTTATGTTTGATAACAGTTATGTGTGCAGTCTGCCGTGTATGCCTGCGCGGCGGGAGCTTCATACGGGAAGAGCGAATTTCCTGCACAGGAGCTGGGGACCGCTGGAGCCGTTTGATGATTCGATGCCGGAAATTCTGAAAAAGGCGGGGATCTATACGCATCTGACGACAGACCACTATCATTATGCGGAGGACGGTGGAGCGACCTATCATCCGCGTTATTCGAGCTGGGAAATATATCGCGGACAGGAATCGGATGCCTGGGTGGGAGACGCGCATAAAAAGCCGGATTATTTTGCACCGACGATGCTCAGCCCGCAGTCACAGCCGGAGCATCTACAGAATATCCGCAGGAAAAACGGCTGGCAGAACCTGTCCAGCCGCAGCCGAATGCAGACGGAAAAGGAGTTTTCGCAGACACGGACGTTTGATAACGGAATCCGTTTTATTGAGGAAAATGTGGACTGCGATAACTGGTATCTGCAGATTGAGGCGTTTGACCCGCATGAGCCGTTCTATGCCCCGGAAAATTATCTGGCGGCGTGGTTTGACCCGGACTGCACGTATGAGCCGGACTGGCCGCCATATGCCGAAGCGCATGAAACGGAAGAAGTCATCCGGAATATGCGCAAAAAATATTATGCACTGGCACAGTTCTGTGACAGAAGCCTTGGACGTGTGCTGGATGCAATGGACAAATACGATATGTGGAAGGATACTATGCTGATTGTAAATACCGACCACGGATTTCTGCTCGGCGAACATGGATGGTGGGCGAAAAACAATACGCTGGAGTATAATGAGGTGGCGCATACGCCGCTGTTTATCTGGGACCCTCGTTGCGGCGTAGCGGGTGAGCACAGAGAGGCGCTTGTACAGACGACAGACCTTGCACCGACGATTCTGGACTTTTTTGGAATTCCGGTTCCGGAAGATATGACCGGAAAACCGCTTGAATTGGTGATAAGGCGTGATGAAGCTGTCCGGGAATATGGCATATATGGGGTTCACGGGGGACCGGTCAGTATAACGGACGGCAGATACGTATACATGCGCGCTGTCAGAAACCCGGAAGAAAAGGTGTATGAGTATACGTTGATGCCGACGCATATGGTCGGGATGTTCAGTATTGAGGAGCTGCAGGAAATGAGGCGGCATGAGGGCTTCTCTTTTACAGAGGGCTGTCCGGTTATGGAAATTCCGGTTATGCCGGCGCGAAATCCGGGTAAGCTGACGGAGGATATCCTGTTTGATTTATCAAAGGATTTGAAGCAGCTGCATCCCATCCGGGACGCAGCAGTGGAAGCACGTTTTGTGCAGGCGCTGGTGAATCTTATGAAGGAGAACGAAGCGCCGGAGTATCTGTATCGGCGCTTTGGACTGGAGGGATGA
- a CDS encoding ABC transporter permease subunit encodes MKHGTLQYQVKNIIKLISLPLAVFIVMNIVDMTIAGTTTVSSITDLKTLLRTGLTCYCFALALNCNLLSGRMDLSAGAQMFMGCIFGGNLALQLNLGGIGVLIFSMAGGALCGLLVGLLFVNLRILPMVLGLGMTLIFECFSFGAYNQQGLMLYGKQGVAILSDVTFILIVAVLVLAVMTYLFQYSPFGYRRRAIQGNQKLAADAGINIFVNCVVCYVLAGALVACAGVFDTAYKGSLTPVLGMSSNSSVFSNMFPLFLGIYIGGYIGNPILGVLSGSISVRLLILGLSKLSMEGSVQNIIVYSLFLLFMIYKMNVDKLDYLKKKKERIRLAQQTKLYMQN; translated from the coding sequence ATGAAGCATGGAACCTTGCAGTATCAGGTAAAAAATATCATAAAGCTGATCAGTCTTCCGCTGGCGGTATTTATCGTTATGAATATTGTAGATATGACGATTGCCGGGACAACGACTGTCAGCAGTATCACAGATTTGAAAACACTGCTTCGGACCGGTCTTACCTGCTACTGCTTCGCACTTGCGCTAAATTGTAATCTGCTGTCGGGACGCATGGATTTATCTGCGGGAGCCCAGATGTTTATGGGGTGTATATTTGGCGGGAATCTGGCGCTGCAGTTAAATCTTGGCGGAATCGGCGTATTGATTTTCAGCATGGCTGGCGGAGCGCTGTGCGGACTTCTGGTGGGTCTGCTGTTCGTAAATCTGCGTATTCTGCCGATGGTGCTCGGACTTGGCATGACATTGATTTTTGAATGCTTTTCTTTCGGGGCATATAATCAGCAGGGGCTGATGCTTTACGGAAAACAGGGCGTGGCAATTTTGTCGGATGTTACCTTTATTCTGATTGTAGCGGTTCTGGTTCTGGCGGTAATGACGTATTTGTTTCAATACAGTCCGTTTGGCTACAGAAGAAGGGCTATCCAGGGAAATCAGAAGCTGGCGGCGGATGCGGGAATTAATATTTTTGTGAACTGCGTAGTCTGCTATGTGCTGGCGGGAGCGCTGGTAGCGTGCGCGGGTGTTTTTGACACAGCATACAAAGGCTCGCTGACACCGGTTCTCGGCATGAGCAGCAACAGCAGCGTATTCAGCAATATGTTTCCGCTGTTTCTGGGAATTTATATCGGCGGATATATCGGAAATCCGATTCTGGGCGTTTTATCTGGATCAATCAGTGTGCGTCTGCTGATTCTGGGACTTTCGAAGCTTTCTATGGAAGGAAGTGTGCAGAACATTATTGTATATTCGCTGTTCCTGCTGTTTATGATTTACAAAATGAATGTGGACAAGCTGGATTACCTGAAGAAGAAAAAAGAGCGGATAAGGCTGGCGCAGCAGACGAAATTATATATGCAGAATTAA
- a CDS encoding S-layer protein — MSRMMKKLTAVTLSAAMVASLAPAVYAEEQTPADFETFKIGVCEPQAIDEVVIRRDYYENYLAPRYNVEFVFSEQCKDTDDELTFIESCADAGCDAIISYRSEDANQMAQVCEEYGMQYVINTAYIPEVEGAFSGGYETFQGCFGADNPHVGSLFKEWLTGISSEDGSEGFMITSSLAFSGNIQHKETAMAALTALQERYGLEFEDTIENIATTSAPLEVANDKGIKIYIYPGSPTGMEGWLEGVSAALQTGNYGVLIHTGQAYTKTAVVVDEVERNFDMDIKVASIASMSESLTNAFNTEDKFGNSSLDMATLKSTSLVSSMGFVAVYNALTGYPQLNDESEGRKRELSFRMWSLDTLEKINSCAEWDVQGGDKWIMDEEMVNQCLGIMNPDLTAEAIQEVYNGITYEATLERLGA; from the coding sequence ATGAGCAGAATGATGAAAAAATTAACAGCAGTAACTCTTAGTGCAGCAATGGTGGCATCGCTGGCACCGGCGGTTTATGCAGAGGAACAGACACCGGCTGATTTTGAGACCTTTAAAATCGGCGTGTGCGAGCCGCAGGCGATAGATGAGGTTGTAATCCGCCGCGATTATTACGAAAATTATCTGGCTCCGCGCTATAATGTGGAATTTGTATTTTCCGAACAGTGCAAGGACACGGATGACGAGCTGACTTTTATTGAAAGCTGCGCGGATGCGGGTTGTGATGCAATTATTTCCTACCGCTCGGAGGATGCTAACCAGATGGCGCAGGTGTGTGAGGAATACGGGATGCAGTATGTGATTAATACCGCCTATATTCCGGAGGTGGAGGGTGCTTTTTCGGGCGGCTACGAGACCTTCCAGGGCTGCTTTGGCGCAGATAATCCCCATGTTGGTTCACTGTTTAAAGAGTGGCTTACCGGGATATCCTCAGAAGATGGAAGCGAGGGCTTTATGATTACATCTTCCCTGGCATTTTCTGGAAATATCCAGCACAAGGAAACGGCGATGGCGGCACTGACTGCGCTCCAGGAAAGATATGGACTGGAATTTGAGGATACCATTGAGAATATTGCAACGACTTCCGCGCCGCTGGAGGTGGCAAATGATAAGGGCATCAAAATTTATATTTATCCGGGCAGCCCGACTGGCATGGAGGGATGGCTGGAGGGTGTCAGTGCAGCTCTGCAGACCGGAAACTATGGTGTGCTTATCCATACGGGACAGGCATATACCAAGACGGCGGTAGTTGTGGACGAGGTAGAAAGAAATTTTGATATGGACATTAAAGTTGCTTCGATTGCGTCCATGTCGGAATCTCTGACAAATGCATTTAATACAGAAGATAAATTCGGAAATTCTTCGCTGGATATGGCGACGCTGAAATCGACTTCACTTGTGAGCAGCATGGGCTTTGTAGCAGTCTATAATGCGCTGACCGGCTATCCGCAGCTTAACGACGAAAGCGAAGGACGTAAGAGAGAACTGAGCTTCCGTATGTGGTCTCTGGATACGCTGGAAAAGATTAACTCCTGTGCGGAATGGGATGTCCAGGGCGGCGACAAATGGATAATGGATGAGGAGATGGTGAATCAGTGCCTGGGAATCATGAATCCGGATTTAACGGCGGAAGCAATCCAGGAGGTTTACAATGGAATTACTTATGAAGCGACTCTGGAGCGTCTCGGCGCATAA
- a CDS encoding ABC transporter permease, whose protein sequence is MEAAIKKEIPRLSAKERVAIIKNKPSFSLIFSVAVLVLIVLMFGAVTGGDFFGGNVLKGIFNQALIIGTMATAVSFIYTTGNLDISVGNAMALAATLGALAYNTTESIVCMVAVCITAGTLLLLFNCTLSVVFRIKTITVAIVMIQLYSAIVSEILGPNSIKVDYAVCKMLENAGFRYAAFIGYFVLCIIVYHFTPVGRKLRFVGGNANCAQQTGISAKATTYISFLMAGIGVGVAAVFTIIRTGSVSTEVGSGMGMDVMLATVLGGMSIFGGARSNAYAGLLGALTVSALNKGLLMADVSSTAIQGVRGVIFLALVFLNSERPATLPSRQQV, encoded by the coding sequence ATGGAGGCGGCAATCAAGAAAGAGATACCGAGGCTATCCGCAAAAGAGCGTGTTGCAATTATAAAAAATAAACCGTCCTTTTCTCTGATTTTTTCGGTGGCGGTGCTGGTGCTGATTGTACTGATGTTCGGAGCGGTTACTGGCGGAGATTTTTTTGGCGGGAATGTTCTGAAAGGCATTTTTAATCAGGCACTGATTATCGGGACAATGGCTACGGCGGTTTCATTTATCTATACAACCGGCAATCTGGATATTTCAGTGGGCAACGCTATGGCTCTTGCGGCAACGCTGGGAGCACTGGCATATAATACGACGGAAAGTATTGTATGTATGGTTGCGGTATGTATTACAGCCGGAACGCTCCTGCTGCTTTTTAATTGTACGCTGAGTGTGGTATTCCGGATTAAAACGATTACGGTAGCGATTGTGATGATTCAGCTTTACAGTGCGATTGTCAGCGAGATTCTTGGTCCGAATTCCATTAAAGTGGATTACGCGGTCTGCAAAATGCTGGAAAACGCAGGTTTCCGCTATGCGGCATTTATTGGCTACTTTGTGCTGTGCATTATTGTTTATCACTTTACGCCGGTGGGACGAAAGCTCAGGTTTGTGGGAGGAAACGCGAACTGTGCGCAGCAGACCGGAATCAGTGCGAAAGCGACGACTTACATTAGTTTTTTGATGGCGGGAATCGGCGTCGGGGTGGCGGCAGTTTTTACGATTATCCGTACCGGTTCCGTCAGCACCGAGGTGGGAAGCGGTATGGGAATGGATGTCATGCTCGCAACTGTGCTTGGCGGAATGTCTATTTTCGGAGGCGCCCGTTCCAACGCCTACGCGGGGCTCCTGGGAGCGCTGACAGTTTCAGCGCTGAATAAAGGACTTTTGATGGCGGATGTATCGTCCACGGCAATCCAAGGTGTGAGAGGCGTAATTTTCCTGGCCCTTGTATTCTTAAATTCCGAGCGGCCGGCAACACTGCCTTCCAGACAGCAGGTATAG
- a CDS encoding sugar ABC transporter ATP-binding protein has protein sequence MREKGEILVEVKDMCKNFGVTVALNHVDMAIRRGEVRGLIGENGSGKSTVSSIIAGIQQATSGEMFYKGQPWKPASNLEASRSGIGMIVQEAGTIDSISVAENIFLGNYGQFKKGPVMNRAKMNAEAKKALEKIGVTHINPALPARMYDMQERKLIEIARTMYSDPDVFVVDETTTALSQSGRELLYRLMHHAAAENRAVIFISHDLEELMEHCDTLTVLRDGVIIDNIEREDFEAGDIKRKMVGREIKGNYYRVDNDGYSGETVLKAECITTMNALLCFSLELHKGEILGIGGLSECGMHELGKALYGLEEVVDGRVLLPGSGTVIKNAKTAFRNKMGYVSKNRDTESLELEASVAANIQSTGLDKNRSFGLFLSFKKEKKYAQLQVDSLAIKCVNMLQPVKALSGGNKQKVVFGKWIADDADILILDCPTRGVDIGVKAAMYQLIYEMKKKGKSIIMISEEMPELIGMSDRLLVLKDGKVNGEFLRKDGYHQNELIECMI, from the coding sequence ATGCGGGAAAAGGGAGAAATCCTTGTGGAAGTGAAGGACATGTGCAAAAACTTCGGCGTTACGGTGGCGCTGAATCATGTGGATATGGCTATCCGCAGAGGCGAAGTCAGAGGATTGATTGGGGAAAATGGATCCGGAAAGTCAACGGTTTCCTCTATCATTGCCGGTATCCAGCAGGCGACAAGCGGAGAAATGTTTTATAAAGGACAACCGTGGAAGCCTGCGTCTAATTTGGAGGCTTCCCGCAGCGGAATCGGCATGATTGTGCAGGAAGCGGGAACTATTGACAGTATCTCTGTTGCGGAAAACATTTTTCTGGGAAATTACGGACAGTTTAAAAAGGGACCTGTCATGAATCGTGCCAAAATGAATGCGGAAGCGAAAAAAGCACTGGAAAAAATCGGCGTGACGCACATTAATCCGGCGCTTCCGGCACGGATGTACGATATGCAGGAACGGAAGCTGATTGAAATTGCCAGAACCATGTACAGCGACCCGGATGTTTTTGTGGTCGATGAAACGACAACAGCGCTTTCACAAAGCGGGCGCGAGCTGCTGTACCGGCTGATGCATCATGCGGCGGCGGAAAACAGGGCGGTTATTTTTATCAGTCACGACCTGGAGGAGCTGATGGAGCACTGCGATACCCTGACGGTGCTGCGCGACGGCGTCATTATCGACAACATTGAGAGGGAGGATTTTGAGGCAGGCGATATCAAGCGCAAGATGGTGGGACGCGAAATCAAAGGAAATTACTATCGTGTGGATAACGATGGATACAGTGGTGAAACGGTACTGAAGGCGGAATGTATCACGACAATGAACGCACTTTTATGCTTCAGCCTGGAGCTGCATAAAGGGGAGATCCTCGGAATCGGCGGGCTTTCGGAATGCGGGATGCACGAGCTGGGAAAGGCACTGTATGGGCTGGAAGAGGTGGTTGACGGCCGGGTGCTTCTGCCGGGGAGCGGAACTGTTATTAAAAATGCGAAGACTGCATTCAGAAACAAAATGGGCTATGTCTCGAAAAACAGAGATACGGAATCGCTGGAGCTGGAAGCATCTGTAGCGGCGAATATCCAGAGCACCGGTCTTGATAAAAACCGCAGCTTCGGTCTGTTCCTTTCTTTTAAAAAGGAGAAGAAATACGCGCAGCTTCAGGTGGATTCTCTGGCGATTAAGTGTGTGAATATGCTGCAGCCGGTAAAGGCATTGTCGGGCGGCAATAAGCAGAAGGTGGTCTTCGGCAAGTGGATTGCGGATGATGCAGATATTCTGATTCTGGACTGTCCGACACGGGGTGTGGATATCGGCGTCAAAGCGGCAATGTACCAGCTCATCTATGAAATGAAAAAGAAGGGAAAATCCATCATTATGATTAGCGAGGAAATGCCGGAGCTGATTGGTATGTCGGACCGTCTGCTGGTATTAAAGGACGGAAAGGTTAACGGTGAGTTTTTGCGGAAAGACGGATATCACCAGAATGAACTGATAGAGTGTATGATATAG
- a CDS encoding response regulator transcription factor, producing the protein MRLLIVDDQPSVSEGLKKGIAWDNLSVDEVLTAYNALEAREILKTTEIDIMLCDIEMPVENGLQLFRWVKENEIDLLCIFLTSHAEFSYAREGIRLGAFDYIVQPALYPAIEEVVRKAVAEVMKKKGNETIMRQGQVFRKQRASIAANAIRHYLEGNSNYRDIENLTELHVLPDFSLNGYVVMLQIVKWDGRKEVWDAHLLEQTLDNILQEIFAPNNQKAVLAGISEGVFLLLLQSYYKEAITEDSLTRQLMFLGTVCRQFFKCQIACYFSNPGRLYEMAEKWKKLDERREDNVSLQPGVFFVSGDKPKREHVFRLIHTRQWEGLFADGHPRTVEEQAVNLLDSMARRGTLDKQTLLYFYQDYMQLLYTVLKSQNRDISDVFQTMEEMEIYRNGMKSIDDMKKLICFVTIKWQVEPEENDVKAMIKNVMTYVDANLDSAISRNEIAEQVHLNPDYLTRLFKKETGQTLKEYITEQKMKSAQSLLRTTNMPVSFVAAKVGYSNFSHFSTAYKKVMGRTPQEERG; encoded by the coding sequence ATGCGGCTGTTGATAGTGGATGACCAGCCATCGGTCAGCGAAGGGCTGAAAAAAGGAATTGCATGGGATAATCTGTCTGTCGATGAGGTTCTGACCGCGTACAATGCACTGGAGGCGCGGGAAATCCTCAAAACGACCGAAATTGATATTATGCTGTGTGACATTGAAATGCCGGTAGAAAACGGACTGCAGCTTTTCAGATGGGTGAAAGAAAATGAGATAGACCTTTTATGCATATTTCTGACGAGCCATGCGGAGTTTTCTTATGCCAGAGAAGGAATTCGTCTGGGCGCCTTTGATTATATTGTGCAGCCTGCGCTTTATCCGGCGATAGAAGAGGTAGTAAGAAAAGCGGTTGCGGAGGTAATGAAAAAGAAAGGCAATGAGACGATTATGCGCCAGGGACAGGTGTTCCGTAAACAGAGAGCCAGCATTGCCGCTAATGCCATACGTCATTATTTAGAGGGAAACAGTAACTATCGTGATATTGAGAATCTCACAGAACTGCATGTGCTGCCGGATTTTTCACTAAACGGTTATGTGGTAATGCTTCAGATTGTAAAGTGGGACGGAAGAAAAGAAGTATGGGATGCGCATCTTCTGGAACAGACGCTGGACAACATTTTGCAGGAAATATTTGCGCCCAATAATCAGAAGGCGGTACTGGCGGGGATTTCGGAGGGAGTTTTTCTGCTGCTTCTGCAGTCGTATTATAAAGAAGCAATTACAGAGGACAGCCTTACAAGACAGCTCATGTTTCTGGGCACGGTCTGCCGCCAGTTTTTCAAATGTCAGATAGCCTGCTATTTCAGTAATCCGGGCAGACTGTATGAGATGGCGGAAAAATGGAAAAAACTGGATGAGAGGCGAGAGGACAATGTTTCTCTGCAGCCGGGGGTATTTTTTGTCTCCGGAGATAAGCCAAAACGGGAGCATGTTTTCCGGCTGATACATACCAGACAGTGGGAAGGACTTTTCGCAGACGGGCATCCCAGAACTGTGGAGGAACAGGCGGTAAATCTGCTGGACAGTATGGCGCGCAGGGGAACATTGGATAAGCAGACGCTTTTATATTTTTATCAGGATTATATGCAGCTTTTGTATACCGTTCTGAAGAGCCAGAACCGTGATATCAGCGATGTTTTTCAGACAATGGAGGAGATGGAGATTTACCGGAACGGTATGAAGTCGATTGACGATATGAAAAAACTGATATGCTTTGTGACGATAAAGTGGCAGGTGGAGCCGGAGGAAAACGATGTAAAAGCAATGATAAAAAATGTGATGACCTATGTAGATGCAAATCTGGATTCGGCAATTTCCAGAAATGAGATTGCAGAGCAGGTACACCTGAATCCCGATTATCTGACAAGGCTGTTTAAAAAGGAGACGGGACAGACGCTGAAGGAATATATTACAGAACAGAAGATGAAATCAGCACAGTCTCTTTTGCGGACAACGAATATGCCGGTCAGCTTTGTGGCGGCGAAGGTTGGATACAGTAATTTCAGCCATTTTTCCACGGCATATAAAAAGGTAATGGGGCGTACACCGCAGGAGGAACGCGGATAA